From one Coffea eugenioides isolate CCC68of chromosome 11, Ceug_1.0, whole genome shotgun sequence genomic stretch:
- the LOC113752035 gene encoding uncharacterized protein LOC113752035: MHVEATLSTHCGEPAISFARDAIEAVAQPFQFALVGKFSRTRPAMADIRKFFLSLDLKGSYSFDLLDGRHVLIRLHNEADFMRIWTRNVWYIHGSVMRVFKWTTSFHIDKESSLTPVWFGLPKLPVHLFDKQCLFQIVSCLGRPLFIDTAIAALSRPSVARVCVEIDLLKELPSRIWIQLGDVHGFWQPLNPETVPKYYSHCFRQGHSQSECHVKNPELHPVRGEKKVPDEGKGLPSRDGGNNPAGSEDLVGQPAMEDTGGATLDDGCEGEEVRQGLDSMGTAVELVENAIVAAADTIIIDLATRVVCEEENVGAAGAVLSDGPAALGEEEDEEVQTGVSTGSITSAGCLSPRGLGGQHSRGVESRDVTENLHLDQVSTLDPRFQKVKGRGIRATIPSDRELRVPFVSQLVGESDQHLSIRWAHPQFPTPILVSFVHAQCLMSDRQRLWEGLLRDRPGQGPWYVVGDFNLILSASEKKGGRHFRPGEGVELSRFMSDGGLFDAGFSGHSFTWCNNRFGRACIWKRLDRLLINEECLNFSLSISVSHLVRAPSDHAPLLLSFIPKPTPRCRSFRFLNVWPSKVGFLDVVRTAWQIEVSGSPFCVVWGKLKNVSRALHLWNKQVFGDIFENIKQGEAVVAAAELRVQSNLSIEAHLEVQRAQASLHRLLAVEEQFWSQKARVKWLQHGDRNSRYFHSVVKQHRFRATIHRI, encoded by the exons ATGCATGTTGAAGCGACACTATCAACCCATTGTGGGGAACCAGCAATTTCCTTCGCCCGCGACGCCATTGAAGCTGTAGCCCAACCGTTCCAATTTGCTCTCGTGGGCAAGTTCTCTCGCACCAGACCTGCCATGGCAGATATCAGAAAATTCTTCCTGTCACTGGACTTAAAGGGTTCTTACTCCTTTGACCTGCTGGATGGCCGACATGTTTTGATTAGACTCCATAATGAGGCAGATTTCATGCGAATTTGGACGCGAAATGTCTGGTATATCCACGGAAGTGTGATGCGCGTATTTAAATGGACGACTTCCTTCCACATAGACAAGGAATCCTCGCTAACTCCTGTCTGGTTTGGCCTTCCCAAACTTCCGGTTCATTTATTCGATAAGCAATGTTTATTTCAGATTGTATCGTGTCTGGGGCGTCCTCTGTTCATCGATACTGCGATCGCCGCTCTGTCTAGACCGAGTGTAGCTCGGGTGTGCGTTGAAATTGATTTACTGAAGGAGCTTCCTTCCCGTATTTGGATTCAACTTGGAGATGTCCATGGGTTTTGGCAGCCGCTTAACCCAGAAACCGTGCCGAAATATTATAGCCACTGCTTTCGTCAAGGCCACAGCCAGTCCGAGTGCCATGTCAAAAACCCAGAGCTGCACCCAGTTCGTGGGGAGAAGAAAGTACCGGATGAGGGGAAGGGGCTGCCATCACGCGATG GGGGAAATAATCCTGCGGGGAGTGAGGACCTTGTTGGGCAGCCTGCGATGGAGGACACTGGTGGGGCAACGCTGGATGATGGGTGTGAGGGAGAGGAGGTACGACAGGGGCTGGACAGCATGGGTACGGCTGTCGAACTGGTGGAGAATGCAATTGTTGCAGCGGCTGATACGATCATCATAGACCTTGCTACGCGGGTGGTTTGTGAAGAGGAGAACGTGGGTGCTGCTGGGGCAGTCTTAAGTGACGGTCCAGCTGCCCTTGGAGAGGAAGAGGACGAGGAGGTGCAAACGGGTGTCTCTACTGGCAGTATCACTAGTGCAGGCTGTCTTTCGCCGCGGGGGTTAGGTGGGCAGCACAGTAGGGGGGTGGAGTCACGTGATGTGACTGAGAACTTGCACCTTGACCAAGTCTCCACCCTCGATCCTAGGTTTCAAAAGGTGAAGGGGCGAGGAATTCGGGCCACGATCCCATCGGATAGAGAACTGAG GGTCCCCTTTGTTAGTCAGCTAGTTGGGGAGTCGGATCAACACCTCTCTATTCGCTGGGCACATCCTCAGTTCCCTACTCCTATTCTAGTCTCTTTTGTTCATGCGCAATGTCTGATGTCTGACCGGCAACGGCTCTGGGAGGGCCTATTGCGGGATAGGCCAGGGCAAGGGCCATGGTACGTTGTTGGGGATTTCAATCTTATTCTCTCAGCCAGTGAAAAGAAAGGGGGGAGGCACTTTAGGCCCGGGGAGGGAGTTGAACTGTCTCGGTTTATGAGTGACGGTGGGTTGTTTGATGCTGGTTTCTCTGGTCATAGTTTCACTTGGTGTAATAATAGATTCGGGCGTGCCTGCATTTGGAAACGTCTGGATAGACTTTTAATCAATGAGGAGTGTCTAAATTTCTCCTTGTCTATTTCTGTATCCCACTTGGTGCGGGCTCCATCTGATCATGCCCCGCTGTTGCTATCTTTCATTCCTAAACCCACCCCCCGGTGTCGTTCTTTCCGATTTTTGAACGTGTGGCCTTCTAAGGTGGGATTTCTGGATGTGGTAAGGACAGCATGGCAAATTGAGGTGTCCGGTTCCCCTTTCTGTGTGGTCTGGGGGAAGTTAAAGAATGTATCCCGTGCCCTGCACTTATGGAACAAGCAGGTATTTGGCGATATCTTTGAGAATATTAAACAGGGAGAGGCGGTGGTAGCGGCGGCTGAGCTTAGGGTACAGTCTAACCTATCCATTGAGGCCCATTTGGAGGTTCAACGGGCCCAGGCCTCTCTGCATAGGCTACTTGCTGTTGAAGAGCAGTTCTGGAGCCAGAAAGCTAGGGTTAAGTGGTTGCAACATGGGGATCGTAACTCCAGGTATTTTCATTCGGTAGTCAAGCAACACCGTTTTCGAGCGACAATTCATAGGATATAG
- the LOC113752036 gene encoding uncharacterized protein LOC113752036: protein MADNFLLAQELLSDIKKPNRGGNVLLKLDMMKAYDRGFFKSTRGLRQGDPISPALFVIGAELVKMVVDGYCSLSGQQVNCQESCFLVHPKLPPQRREMIGSVTGFLHKSFPIKYLGCPLYIGRRRVHCFADICNAVTARIFSWKNRVLSSGGKLVLLRSVLSSMPIHLLAAASSPKGVFASLEKVMADFLWGSSEVGPRFQWISWGELCRPPEAGGVGIRSIAKVYDAFSIKL, encoded by the exons ATGGCGGACAATTTTCTCTTAGCTCAAGAGTTGTTGAGTGATATTAAGAAACCCAACCGGGGAGGGAATGTGTTGCTCAAGTTGGATATGATGAAGGCCTACGACAGG GGGTTTTTCAAGTCCACCCGCGGATTGCGCCAGGGAGATCCGATTTCGCCGGCTTTGTTTGTCATTGGGGCAGAG TTGGTCAAGATGGTAGTCGATGGGTATTGTTCGCTGTCGGGCCAGCAGGTTAACTGTCAGGAGAGTTGTTTTTTAGTGCACCCCAAGTTGCCTCCGCAACGCCGAGAAATGATCGGATCGGTTACGGGCTTCTTGCACAAGTCGTTTCCAATCAAATACCTTGGATGTCCTTTATATATTGGAAGGAGAAGAGTGCATTGTTTCGCGGATATCTGCAATGCTGTAACGGCTAGAATCTTTTCATGGAAAAATCGAGTCCTATCGTCTGGGGGCAAACTGGTATTGTTAAGAAGCGTGCTGTCCTCAATGCCGATCCATTTGTTAGCAGCAGCATCATCACCAAAGGGAGTGTTTGCGTCTCTCGAAAAGGTGATGGCTGACTTTTTGTGGGGTTCATCGGAGGTTGGCCCTAGGTTTCAGTGGATAAGTTGGGGGGAGTTATGCCGGCCTCCGGAAGCAGGTGGGGTCGGAATTCGTAGTATTGCTAAGGTGTATGATGCATTCTCCATTAAGCTTTGA